The genomic stretch TAATTATGGTCCTCCAGCCGGATCAGCAGAAGAAAACTTCGGGAAAATTCTGAAAAGTGACTTATCTTCCTATCGTGATGAATTAGTCATATCAACAAAGGCTGGGTATTTAATGTGGCCAGGACCTTATGGTGAATGGGGCTCCAGAAAATATCTTCTATCTAGTCTTGATCAGAGTTTGAAACGTATGGGTCTAGATTATGTGGATATTTTTTATTCTCACCGATTTGATCCCAATACTCCTTTGGAAGAAACAATGGGAGCTTTGGCTACAGCAGTAAAACAGGGTAAGGCCCTTTATGCTGGTATATCATCCTATTCTGCAGAAAAAACTTTAGAAGCTTCCCGTATCCTTAAGA from Oceanispirochaeta sp. encodes the following:
- a CDS encoding aldo/keto reductase, which produces MYVADNKRYDKMIYRKCGNSGLKLPILSLGLWHNFGFETPLYKAKELLFTAFDHGITHFDLANNYGPPAGSAEENFGKILKSDLSSYRDELVISTKAGYLMWPGPYGEWGSRKYLLSSLDQSLKRMGLDYVDIFYSHRFDPNTPLEETMGALATAVKQGKALYAGISSYSAEKTLEASRILKSLGVPVLIHQPSYSMLNRWVEEQLLDTLLSEGIGCIPFTPLAQGLLT